Within Carettochelys insculpta isolate YL-2023 chromosome 21, ASM3395843v1, whole genome shotgun sequence, the genomic segment AGAGCCAAAGGTTAACTTCAAATCCAGGTCTCCTTTGTTCCATCGCATTTCACTGCACACTGCCTCTCAAGCTGGCCATCACTGAATGTTAGAAGATGCTTTTCAAGCCTCTTGGGCAATAGTTTTTACACTGAATAAGAACAGACATTTCTCCCTTTGGTCCTCTCCCAGCATTGTGTTTGATGCATTGCGACATTATGTTTGCAACAGATCCACTAGGGTTTATGGCATCTGATTGTCAGTGGTCCCCTCTGGGTTCTGTATCTCTTTTTGTAGCATCATTACTACTTCATTGACTTtctgtttggggctgggggattgGAGAGCCTTAATATGATACATTTTCCCatcttcttgattttttttaatttttcaatgcAACCTGTTTGTTTGCAGCGGTAGGTGAAAATAAAGTTGCACATATAAAATTGTTTCACTTTAACAAACTAAAACTTTCCCCtcctttttcaaaatacaggagGCAGGGAAAATGAACGAGGTAAAAGAATGTCTGAGAAGCATAGAGCAGACCTACAAGCTCTTCCAGCAACAGCAGTTTACATTTATAGCAGCCCTGGACCATACGCGAGAGAATGCACATGACAAGATCAGACCCGTAACAAGTATTGGACAGGTACAAAGAAATCTGCACAAAAATCTCTGCCAGCAGAAACCAAGACAACATAAAGCTGTCATGCACCTGTATCTGTTTTAATGGTGAATAACTACGCAGTGGTGGACACAATATACAAACCCATCTAGTAAGATCGGTTTAACTCAATATTATATGCTACAATAGGATATGAAAGGGAGACAAAATTATCTACATTATGATTTACCCATGTATATAAAGACCATACACCTCTCAGAATCTCATTAGACATATGAACCTAACAATCCTGTTTCCCCATCTCACTCCTAATTAGAAATATGCATTACAAGAAGAGACAAAccaccctcccctgcctcacATGGAATCTGTAAACCTTCACTTGTGAAAAGCAACTTActtgctcacccccaccctggatACTGGAGTTACTGTagtgtttattaaaaataatggcaATTTCACAGACGTAGGAAGATGGGATGAATGCTGAATGTCCCTGTAGAGAAGGGGCTTCTGGGTTGGTATGCGAGTTGTCCTGAAACTTTAAATAATTGAATATTTTAAACAACATGAAGAACTCAGAGCCTGGAAGAAACACGGGGGGTGAGGGCACACAGGAATCTCAATAcaattacaagtatcagaggggtagccgtgttagtctggatctgtagcagcaacgaagggtcctgtggcaccttttctgTTAATACAATTACAATTGTGCATGTGCTGAGAGCATTATGCAACTGGGATAAATCCCTTTGCATGTGGAGATAAAATCTGTCATTAAAATCAGGGTTCATTAGGACTGAATTTTTCTGCTGTAATAATGCAAGGGCTTTGTTCACTATCCAGAAGAATATCTGGATAGATTGTATTATGTCAATTTCTAACAGTAATTAGCATTGAGATTTAGTCttaactttattaaataataaacTTTGCAACGTAGACGCCTTGTAAATGTTGTTCTAATGTCGATGACCAAGGTTCCAACTCATCTGTCTCCTGCCATGTGGCAGGAAGACCCTATATCTAGCCATTGGGTTCATGAAAGGATCATAGGAAAcactcccccctgcacccccagaacACTTATCAGTAGCAGAGCTATGCTGGCCAGCCACAAGGCTGCAGTAGCTCAGCCAgcaaggtgcaggggtggggaggaggaagagaatagTCATGGATTTGCATATCAGTGGTTTTCACCTGTCACAGCTTGCAGATGAACAGAGGAAGCTTTTTATCTAGGCAGGCTCTGGAAATCATATAGATTCCCCTGCATGTTGCTTCCCATAGAGAGTTGGTTCAGAATGCAGTTTCTCTGCAGTGTAACATAAATTGCACTAAAAACAGCCCTTGGTATATAAAGCACTAAATACTACACCAACTTGTTTGAATTAGTGTCAATGCAGTTTAAATATTGCCCTTCCTTGCACGTTGCACAACATAGGTGCAGGCATACATGGATCATCACTGTAACAACAGTACTGACAGACGCATCCTCCTCATGTTCTTGAACATCTGTAGTGATCTGAGCAAACTCTGCCAAAAGCTTGAAGCCCTGCATCCCGGTACCAGTGTAACCAACAATCTTCTGGAGAAATGCAAGATGCTCGTTAGCCCCAGCAACGACCTGAGCACCATCCGAGCCAAGTAGGTTTATCATCAGCTCACTTTTATACATGAAAGTAGAAAAAGCAAGTATCACTTAAGCAACATATAAGGCTGGGAAACAATCAGAAGGACAAGGTCATCTGCTGATGCAAGTGAGATTTATACTCCAGACATCTGTCCATTATTGCCATGTAACTATGTCTTCTAACTGCAATGAAGGGGCAAGGGTTCCTCAGCTACTCTCTTGGTCTATGGAGAATTTCTTCTAATGCTATTCATTCTCCATTCACAAATGGTTAGAAATTTGTGAATTTCAGTGCTAAACAACCTCGTACAATCAAGTCACATACAATGGAGATTCAGACTATCCCCACCCCATATGCTCAACAGTTTGTCAACTGGTCAAAGAGCAGAGGAgagagatttatttttttcttttttaaacacactGTTGAAATTAAATCTGAAGGTGATCAGACTTTGGCCAGGTGTGTGGAATGTTACCGGACAGCAATTATTTCAGCCACAGTTTAGTTCTGGTCGTTACTGATTCTTTGTCTtgagaaaagtatcagagggatagcagtgttagtctatatccacaaaaacaactctagtaagatgaaggcctaagcccatacagcacaggcctaGCAGTGATGAACAAAACATGGCTGAAAGAAAAGCTaacctgtgagcaagaggcaggcctctgctaacagaatATGGCTCAGACAAggctgagagtacaaaacactaATTGGTTCAGGTGCAGAACAGTAATTCGTACAGTTCATAACTTGAAATCACAAGGTATTTGCATgaatctaatgaagcgggtcttgcccacaaaagcttatgcttcaaaatgtgttagtctataaaatgccacaggacttctggttgtttttcaaGGTACCACCAGCTgattaaaaaagaccttggtacATACTCCTcgcacataggccgtgtctacaccatccaaaaacttcaaaatggccatgcaaatggccatttcgaagtttactaatgaagcgctgaaacacatattcagcacctcattagcatgcggacggccccggcgcttcaaaattgacgcagctcgccgccacgcactcatccagagggggctccttttcgaaaggaccccacctacttcaaagtccccttattcctatgagcagatggaaataaggggactttgaagtaggcgggctcctttcgaaaaggagccccatctggacgagctgcgtcaattttgaagcgctgcagctgcccgcatgctaatgaggcactgaatatgtatttcagtgcttcattagtaaacttcagaatggccatttgcatggccatttcgaagtttttggctagtgtagacacggcccagaagCGACGtatgctttgtttgtacctgtacaTAACATGATGTCTTGGAGGGACCATATTTGTGACCTGGCAAGCAGTGGAATTGCCACTGGCTGCACCAGTCCATTGCAGCAGATACAGATGTACAGTATCAGCACAGCATACCATACTTGACAACTGCTATTTGTACTTTGACAATAAATCCTTATGTGGTCTGTGGTTTTTGGGGGACCTCTGCTGCGGTCATTGGGCCCGCATCCCCATACGAACACGAACCTGCAGAGAGAGAGTGCGTGTCTTCTGGTTATCATGGATGGAACCAATGATCGGTGAGGACACCATGACAGTAAATCCCCTGGACTAACActaggaagtcctgtggcatcttacagattaacagatttattggagcatacatttttgtgggcaaagacccacttcatcacatacatctgatgaagcaggtctttgcccatgaaagctcatgctccaacaaaatctgtttgtctataaagtgccacgggaCTCTTCTTGCCTTAAGAAAGTAGTTAAAAGTGCATACGCATTCTTAGCGGTGACTCTGAACATGGTAGCATGGGGTTCCATGTGTGTTGCAGTTCCACCAATATTCTGGTAAATAActacttcctccctcccctcacagGTACCCTCATGATGTGGTGAATCACCTGAGCTGTGATGAAGCAAAGAATCACTATGGAGGTGTGGTGAGCCTCATACCCATCGTGCTGGACTGCATGAAAGCATGGGTGGCCCACAGTGAGAAGTTACCTCGGAACTTCCTGCATAATGTGAGTGATCGAAGGGCTGACTCTCAGAAGACGACCCACCAGAATGTGTCATCAAGGGCATCTGCTCCCCTAGGCCCATGCCCTGATACTCTCACTACTGCTACTCAGACCTTGGTTAGTTACAAAGGCAATCCACAAAAGCAGAACAGCAAGCATGGTAAAAACAGCATGAATAACCCAGGGAGTAACACTTGGAAATCTCTCAATGGTCCCTGGAAGCCACCTGGAAAACACTCCTTTTAAAAGGACCAACGCTTATACACATTTTGTATAGAGATGACTGGTTATTAAATATAGTCTCCACTGTTCACTTAGTTGTTCCCTCCCATCTTCACCCACTTTCTGAATTTAGGCAATCCTGCAAGTCTCCAAAAGCAGATAATGTCTTATCAGATACCTGAGATCCAGAAAAAAGTGGGAATGGGGTAAAATGTGTCTTGTTTATTCCTCCTTGACAGGTCTAGAGGGGAGGACAGCAGATGAAGTCAGGACTAATGAGATTCTGGTCTCTCACTAGTGCTGTGTCTTGGGCAAATAACTTGAAGTCCAATTCTGTGACTGcctctctcattttttttccaagttacAAGTTTAAGGTTGCTCTAATTTACTGCTGTAAATAACCTATCTGAAATCTAAGCTGGGCGCTTTGCAACCCACACCAACACCAGTAATGAAAACTGAACCACAAATTTACCTTCAGTTACAGTTGTTTAGCCCCCTTCACCTTTAATGGGGTGGCATAGGTGTGTGAGGGCAGAACTTAACCCAGTAATTGAAATTTAATGGATTGCCAGCATATGCACCATACTGGAATCCAGCTCACTCTCCCAGAGGTGGTGGCTCTGCAGGGCCAACAAGAGGAAAAGAAGTTATTTGTTACTTGTATTCCTATGCAAGACTCCAGTCCAGGGAGCATATCTACTGAGGGAGAGGTGACCCTTTTCAGACACAGCCCCTTTTCAGAACAGAATTACACTTAAACTTCTGTGCCTCTGCTTTCCCCTGGAGACATCTTACCTATCTCACTGAGGTGTTGTGTGGCTTAAGTTATTGACAGCTGTAAGGCATCTGAGATCAGCCGATGGAAAGTACATAGACAAGTGCAAAGTCATTGAAATCACTGACTTCCTACAGTGTCTTGGAAGCCAGCTACCTACCTTTCCAGGTCTGGATTATGGACGCCAATTCACCTGGCGGCTTTCTAATAGCTCTCACTTAGAACTGATTTGTATAATCTGTGATGCTCTATAGAAGCATTATTAACTAAGCTCTTAACATTTTGATCATTTGATATTTCCCTGTATCTGATTGCTCTTTTCCCCTCCCACAGGCCAGTTAGCTCCAGTACTTTTGCCTCCTGCCAGAAGACACTCCTGAATAAAAGTTCCCGTGCATGCATGGCTGCGTTTGCTAAAATTATGGGGGTGCTATAACTTTAAGGGACcagatttttggggaaaaaaaacatcaaCAGAGAGGAGGGTTGGGCAAACAAAGAATTACAGGAAGGAATGGAAGTTCAGAATGATTAAGTATTTACAGGCGAACTATCACTCCTTCTTTTACCTCCTCCTCTATGTATTTGTTCTGATTCTCCCCCGCCACCCGCAACTACACTTCTCCATTAGATGTACAAAAATCAATGTACAAACCCTCAGCTCTGAGGCGGGCATGAGTTTTCCACAAACCGCATAATTATTTTTAGGCAATCGCATTCAACTGAAACTACTAGAGTTAAGGCTGTCGGGCTATTTAACAGACGTAGTTGCTAGCAGGATTTCAGCTAGCAAAATGTCACCCCCTCCTGTGCAAAGGTTTGTTTAATAGCTGTGTCATGTCGGTTTCTTGAGTGAGAAAAATTTAAGAGTCAATAATCCATTTAAGTTTCAGGCCTGACTGTGCTAAGCACAGCACAGACAAGTAATAGACAAAATGCTCTCTGGTTCAGGAACTGGGTTATTAGATTATTATTTTGGAGGTTACAACTTCCAGGTCCTATTCTCAACACTGCTACTGAGTCATTGAGTGACTTAGGTTAAGTTTTCTAATCTTTGTCACTTAATTTCCCAAATCTGAAAATGGGCACGATATCCTATTGTGCAGCAGAAGGTCTGGGGAGATTATTTGCCAAAGCACCTTTTAAAACTCCTTAGATGAAAGGGGCTATAACACAAGTCATTTTTACCTTCTAAAATCAGTTTCTCCAAGTCCCGCACTACGTCAGCCTAGAGAGTGGGTGTTAGTCCTACCAGCAGCAAAGAAATACCTTTGAGACTTGTACAACACTAGAATTAAATTG encodes:
- the SPACA9 gene encoding sperm acrosome-associated protein 9 isoform X3, which produces MNEVKECLRSIEQTYKLFQQQQFTFIAALDHTRENAHDKIRPVTSIGQVQAYMDHHCNNSTDRRILLMFLNICSDLSKLCQKLEALHPGTSVTNNLLEKCKMLVSPSNDLSTIRAKYPHDVVNHLSCDEAKNHYGGVVSLIPIVLDCMKAWVAHSEKLPRNFLHNAS
- the SPACA9 gene encoding sperm acrosome-associated protein 9 isoform X1 — its product is MNEVKECLRSIEQTYKLFQQQQFTFIAALDHTRENAHDKIRPVTSIGQVQAYMDHHCNNSTDRRILLMFLNICSDLSKLCQKLEALHPGTSVTNNLLEKCKMLVSPSNDLSTIRAKYPHDVVNHLSCDEAKNHYGGVVSLIPIVLDCMKAWVAHSEKLPRNFLHNVSDRRADSQKTTHQNVSSRASAPLGPCPDTLTTATQTLVSYKGNPQKQNSKHGKNSMNNPGSNTWKSLNGPWKPPGKHSF
- the SPACA9 gene encoding sperm acrosome-associated protein 9 isoform X2, which translates into the protein MVNNYAVVDTIYKPIYDLSKLCQKLEALHPGTSVTNNLLEKCKMLVSPSNDLSTIRAKYPHDVVNHLSCDEAKNHYGGVVSLIPIVLDCMKAWVAHSEKLPRNFLHNVSDRRADSQKTTHQNVSSRASAPLGPCPDTLTTATQTLVSYKGNPQKQNSKHGKNSMNNPGSNTWKSLNGPWKPPGKHSF